The DNA region ACTCCAGTCCGCTGCCGGGCAGCCCATCAGCCTCGCCAGCCTCCAGGCGGACGTGCGCACCCTCGCCAACCAGACCGGCAAACCCGTCGGTTTCGCCATCCAGCCCGACCCGGCCAACCCCGGTCAGGTGACCGTGCTGTTCGGCTCGGCCGGTGTCGCCAGCGGCCCCGTGCAGTCCATCGAGGTCCGGGGCAACACCCTGGTCCCCACCGCGACCCTGCTGGCCGCCGTGAAGACCAAGACCGGCGACGTGTACAGCCCCCAGCTGGCCCAGGACGACTTCCTGGCGCTGCGTGACGCCTACCGCAAGGCCGGGTACGAGATCAGCACCCGCGACGCCATCACCTTCGAGAACGGCGCGCTGGTCTTCAACATCCGCGAGGTCAAGGTCGCCGGGTACGAACTGCAGTGGCAGGGCAAGCACAACACCAAAGACCGCGTGATCCTGCGCGAACTGCCCGAAACCGGCAAGGCCTTCAACCAGAAGGAACTGTACGACGCGCTGGGCCGCATCAGCCGCCTGGGCTTCGTGCGCGTGGTCACCCAGAGCGTCCGCAGCGACCCCGCCAACCCCGAGAACGTCACATACGTGCTGGGCCTCGCCGAGACCACCACCGGCATTCCCGTCCAGCTGGGCCTGACCTACGATTCCTTCGCCGGCGGTTTCGGCGGTGACGCCGGGTACACCAACAGCAACGTGTTCGGCCTGGGCCACAACTTCACGGCCTCGGTCGGCGGCGTGCAGAACGACGCCGGGCAGAACCTCGTGGGGAACGTCTCGTACACCATTCCCTGGCTGGACCTGGACTTCCTGGACTTCCGCAAGACCCCCACCAGCCTGTCCGTCAGCGCCGGATCGAACGTGGTCGGCAACAACCCCCTGATCAGCACCGACACCGACACGCCCGCCAAGACCGACACCGGCTGGGACTACACCACCCGCAGCAACTCCTTCAGCGTCAGCGCCGGGCGCAGCCTCGCGAAGAACCTGTACGGCCGCGTCAGCGTGGGCACCGGGTACTCCACGTACTACCTCGAGGCCCTGAAGGACAAGGAAAACGTCGTCGAGTACACGGACGCCAGCGGCACCAAGCAGACCCGCACCTTCGATCAGGCGTCCGTGGAAGGGCTGGTTCCGGACTCCTCGCTGACCACCCGCGTCAGCACCGGCCTGAGTTACGACAGCACCACCAACCCCGAATTCCCCGACAGCGGCGTGCGCGCCGGCGTGACCGCCGGGTACAACTTCGGCCGTCAGAACAACGAGAACGTCCGCTGGGGCGACCTGGAAGGCGGCGCCAGCACCTACTACGGCCTGGGCCGCACCCTGGAGAAATCCCTGGGCGTCACCAGCAAGCAGCAGGTGTTCGCCGTGCGCGCCAACGCCGGCACCATCCTGGGCGGAGCCACCGCCCCCACCGGCACCGGCTACTCCATCGGCGGCGGCAGCAGCGCCAACGCCGCCCGCCAGATCCGCGGTCTGGACGACGGCGCACTGTTCGGCACCAACTACCTGACCGCCAGCGCCGAGTACCGCTACGATTTCGGCCTGAACTCCGGCATCGCGCAGGGCCTGTACGGCGTGGTCTTCGCGGACGCCGGCAGCGCCTGGGGAAGCGCCACCGCCACCAACACCGACTTCAACCTGAAGTACGGCGTCGGGGCCGGCGTGCAGCTGAACCTCGGCATCGGCGGGGCGCTGCTGCCCAGCCTGCGCTTCGATTACGGCTTCAGCCCCCAGACCGGCACCGGTAAGTTCTACTTCCGCATCGGCAACTTCTTCTGAGATGGACTCCGATTGAATGGCTTACAGAGCCGTTCAATCCGAGCAAAGCGAGTAGGAGCCGAAGCGGGCTGCCGGGCGTGGAGTTGGCAATCCGGTGAAGTTCCGGATTGTCAATGAAACAAACGGCAGTCCGTATGACCAGCGGGCGGCGCGGTTCTCCAAACGGGGGGCCGCGCCGCCCGCTGCTGTCCTGGCCGGGTTGGCAGGGGAGAGGCCCAGCCCTCCGGCCAGGAACCATGAAGTGTTCCCTCCCGCCTGCGCCATTTCACGCACGCGCCCGCAGCGCCCGGAGCGGTAGCATGCCCGGATGACGTTCCCACCCCTCTGCCCCCCCCGAGGCCCCGCATGGAAGGGCTGATGCTGGCGCGGGTGCTGCGTGACCTGAGTCCGCAGCTGCCCCTGCGCACCCTCGGCTGGGTGTTCCCGGACGAGACGACGGCCGCGCTGCTGCTGGAAGGCGCGGGCCTGAGCCGCACCAATCTGGTGCTGTCGTACCGGCCGCCGCAACCCGTGGTGTTCCTGTCCCGCGAGCGTCTGCGGGGTGACCCGCGCAGTCCCTTCCAGCGGTTCCTGGCGAACCGCGTGCGGGGCGACCTGCTGGCCGCCGAGCAACTGAAACTCGACCGGGTGATCGCGCTGCACTTTTCCGGCGAGACGGGATTCGTGGATCAGGCGCCCACCCGACTGCTGTTCGAGGTTACGGGCCGCAACGCCAACCTGCTGGTCCTGGATGCCGGAGAGGGCTTCTCGGGCCGGGTGGTCATGGCCGCGCGGGAGATCACGGGCAGCCGCAACCGCTTCCGGACCATCCGCACGGGCGGGCCGTACACGCCGCCCCCACCGTACGAGAAGCTCGACCCGCGCACCCTGAGTGCCGATCAGGCGCGCGAACTGGCCGCGCTGCC from Deinococcus seoulensis includes:
- a CDS encoding BamA/OMP85 family outer membrane protein, translated to MTLAVTVLLAAPAVAQTAGTVQDVTVVGTSELLANFVRATLSAQTGAPLSSINLRQVEQEVVASGYFKSAVAELRSVGGKDTLVITVVPNPTIKDVTVTGLTFLPADGFKKSVGDLLNIAPGATLNTQRIDEAKTALASNFQGEGYPFAPSISADVKTESDGTVTVNFMVDETAPITRVEVEGVTLLPASTVTAIFKPLYDARKFTPDAYYAAVQQLQQAYDDAGYIQAGVNPQTTTLQGGVLKVRALEGRIAAVDLSDLGDPAVKLQSAAGQPISLASLQADVRTLANQTGKPVGFAIQPDPANPGQVTVLFGSAGVASGPVQSIEVRGNTLVPTATLLAAVKTKTGDVYSPQLAQDDFLALRDAYRKAGYEISTRDAITFENGALVFNIREVKVAGYELQWQGKHNTKDRVILRELPETGKAFNQKELYDALGRISRLGFVRVVTQSVRSDPANPENVTYVLGLAETTTGIPVQLGLTYDSFAGGFGGDAGYTNSNVFGLGHNFTASVGGVQNDAGQNLVGNVSYTIPWLDLDFLDFRKTPTSLSVSAGSNVVGNNPLISTDTDTPAKTDTGWDYTTRSNSFSVSAGRSLAKNLYGRVSVGTGYSTYYLEALKDKENVVEYTDASGTKQTRTFDQASVEGLVPDSSLTTRVSTGLSYDSTTNPEFPDSGVRAGVTAGYNFGRQNNENVRWGDLEGGASTYYGLGRTLEKSLGVTSKQQVFAVRANAGTILGGATAPTGTGYSIGGGSSANAARQIRGLDDGALFGTNYLTASAEYRYDFGLNSGIAQGLYGVVFADAGSAWGSATATNTDFNLKYGVGAGVQLNLGIGGALLPSLRFDYGFSPQTGTGKFYFRIGNFF